The genomic region GTGGTCTACGTCGAGAAGCACAAGAACCTGCGCCAGAGCCTGTCGCTCTTCCTGCGCAGCGGCTACTCGCGGCTGCCGGTCGTCGACGAGAACCTCGACGACATCGTCGGGATGGCCTACCTCAAGGACATCGTGCGGCGCGACTTCGAGGCGCCCGACGCCGAGTTCACCGAGCGGATCGAGTCGGTGATGCGCCCGGTGCACTGGGTGCCCGAGTCGAAGGCGGTCGACGGGCTGCTCAAGGAGATGCAGGCGCGTCGCCAGCACATCGCGGTCGTCGTCGACGAGTACGGCGGCACCGCCGGCCTGGTCACCATCGAGGACATCCTCGAGGAGATCGTCGGCGAGATCACCGACGAGTACGACGAGGACGAGATCGAGGTCGAGCACCTCGCCGAGGGCGTCGTGCGGGTCTCCTCGCGCTTCCCCGTCGACGACCTCGAGGAGATCTTCGGCGACGACGTCGAGGAGGAGGACGTCGACTCCGTCGGCGGGCTGATGGCCAAGCACCTCGGCCTGGTGCCGATCCCCGGCTCCTCGGTCGAGGCCCACGGGCTGCGCTTCGTCGCCGAGGACAGCGCCGGGCGCCGCAACAAGATCGTCACCGTGCTCATCTCGCGGCTCGAGCCGGTGCACGACAGCGACGACGAAGAGGACCGCCCCGACAACCGTCGCGACGACAGCCGCGACCACCGAGAGGACGACGAGGACCAGTGAGCACCCCCGCCCCCGCCGAGGACCCCGCCCCCGAGGCGCTGGCCGCCGAGGACAAGAAGCTGGTGACCCTCGCGCGCTCCACCCGGGCCCGCACCCGCGCCGCCGAGGGGGCCGCGGTCCGCGACGCCGACGGGCGCACCTACGCCGCCGCCACCGTCGACCTGCCCTCCCTGCAGGTCTCGGCGCTCGGGGTCTGCGTCGCGATGGCCGTCGCCTCGGGCGCCACGGGGCTCGAGGCCGCCGTCGTGCTGACCCACGCCGACGCGGTGACGTCGCGCGACCTCGACGCGCTGCGCGACCTCGCCGGCAGCGGCGTACCGGTGCATCGCGGGGACGCCAAGGGCGCCCTCGCCGGCACCACCCGCACCTGACCCGGCCCATATCTCGCCCCGACCCGGCGCAAATCTCGCCCCGACCCGGCCTGAGCTTCGCCTCGAGCCGGCCCGGGCAAACCCGGTGACCCCGGCCGCAGCGGCGCTCTAGGCTGCCGCGCATGGACGAGACACGGCTGCTGCAGGAGGTCGAGGCACACTTCGCGGTGACGGCGGCCAGCACGCCGGGCTGGGCCAGCCCGCACCCCGACCGGGAGCCGCTCGACGAGGAGTACTCGCGGGTCTCCGACCCGGCCAAGTGGCGCATCGAGGGTGCTCGGGCCCTGGCCTGGACCCTCGCCCTCACCGAGCTCGGCGTGGCCTCGCGCGAGGGGGTCGCCCCGAGCGACATCGCGGTCCCGGGCCGACGGGGCTGGCGGGTGGTCCCGCGAGCGGCCGGGGCGTTGCCGCTGCGCGTCGTCGGCGATGCGTCAGTCGACGACCTGCTGGTCGACGTCGACCTGCGAGCCGGTGAGCCGCCGGTGGGCGTGCTGGAGACGGACTGCCACTGCGACGCCTGCGACTCCGGTTCCGCCGACCTCCTCGAGGTCCACGACCGCGCCTGGCTCGACGTGGTCGGCGGCGAGCTCGTCCACCTCGAAGCGCCGGGACGCACCGCGACCGGAGGGCGGGAGGGGTGGTCGGGCAGCTGGGACGGCAGGAGCACCGGCGAGACACGTGCGGAACAACGCGCGGAGAGCGAGGCGATCGCCCACGACCTCGACGCCGTACGACGCGGCTGCGCACCCCGCCCGCTGTGGCAGCGCGTCGTCCACGGGGCGCCCTGGACGTGACTCGGTGGCCCGGCAGGCAGGTCAGGCCGACTGGGCGGGAAGTTCGGGCCGGGTCAGCGGGACATTTGGGCCGGGTCAGCTCGGGCGGGCGGCGGGTGGGAGCTCGTCGAGGGGGCGGCCCGGCGCGCGGAGCGGGTCCTCGGGCAGCGCCTCGACCTGCAGGCGGCACCAGGGGCTGACGTCGCGGCTGCCGTCGAGGACGCCGGCGCGGAAGTCGGCCCACGACTCCCAGACCACCTCCTCGACCTCGGCCGGGTCGAGGTGGGGCTCGGTGGAGGTGGTGGCCACCAGCACCGGGCACAGCTCGTGCTCGACGACGCCCTGCATCTCGGCGCGGTAGCCGAAGCCGGGCAGCAGCACCCGCAGGTCGTCGAGCTCGAGGCCGAGCTCCTGGTGCACCCGCCGGCGCACGCCGTCGAGGAACGCCTCGCCGGGGGCCGGGTGGCCGCAGGCGGAGTTGGTCCACAGCCCGGGGAAGGTGCGCTTGCTCAGCGCCCGCCTGCTCAGCAGGATCCGGCCGTCGTGGTCGAAGACGTAGCAGGAGAACGCCAGGTGCAGGGGGGTGTCGGCGTGGTGCACGCCGGCCTTGTCGGCGACCCCGACTGCGTGCCCGGTCTCGTCGAGCAGCACCACCTGCTCGCGCGCGGGCTGGGCCACCGGCCCGCTCATGCCGGCCTCGCGAGCTGGTTGACCGCCGCGCCGAAGACCCAGGGCACCCGGTCGGCCGCGGCCACTAGGCGCCGGCGCACCACCTGGTGCCGGGTGGCGGTGACCAGGCCCAGGGTCAGCAGCTCGTGACGGCGCCGCAGCCGGCGTGAGGTGGCGTCGTACCCCTCGGGGGCGTCGGCGACCACGGCCGCGACCGCCGCGGCGGCCTCGGCCAGCCCGAGCGCGATGCCCTCGCCGGTGAGCGCGTCGACGTAGCCCGCGGCGTCGCCGACGAGCAGCACCCGCCCGGCGACCCGGGCGCGCGCCTGCTGGCGCAGCGGCCCGGCGCCCATGACGCGGGTCCGCTCGACGCCCGCCACCCGGTCGCGCAGGCCCGTGAAGCCCTCGAGCAGCGTGGCGAACGGCGCGCGGCGCCCGCTGAGCAGCGCCAGACCGACGAGGTCGGGGGCGACCGGGGTCACGTAGGCCTCGGCGTGGGGTGCCCAGTGCACCTCGACGAAGTCGCTCCACGGCGCGACGCGCAGGTGGCAGCGCTGGCCGTAGCGCCGGGCGCTGCGCACCGGCGCATCGAGGCCGAGCAGCCGGCGCACGGGGGAGTGCAGCCCGTCCGCGGCGACCAGGTAGCGGGTCGGCCGGCCGTCGACGAGCAGGTGCGAGCCCCGGTCGACCACCGAGCGCACGGCCTCGTGCCGCACCTCGACCCCCGCGTCGGCGAGGCGGCGCGACAACCCCGCGTGCAGCGTCGTACGCCGCACGCCGCGGCCCGGCCCGGCCCGGAAGCGCGCGTCGACGCTGCGCCGCTCGTCGCGGTAGCGGATGCCGGCCAGGTCGACGCCCTCGACCTCGACGCCCAGGTCGGCCAGGTGCGTCAGCGCCCCGGGCATCAGCCCCTCGCCGCAGGCCTTGTCGACGACCCCGGCGCGGGGCTCCACCACCACCACGTCGAGCCCGGCGCGGTGGGCGTGCAGCGCGGCGGCCAGGCCCACCGGCCCGCCGCCGGCGACCACGAGGTCATGCACGGCGCGCCCCGGGCTGGAGCGGTCCCGCGGGAGCCGGCGGCAGCGTGGCCAGCGCGGCGTCCTCGACCCGCAGCCGCACCGTCAGCAGCGCCGCGTTGGCCACGGTGAAGACCAGCGCGGTGACCCACGACAGGTGCAGCAGCGGCAGCGCGGCGCCCTCGACGACGACGGCGACGTAGTTGGGGTGGGAGAAGAACCGGTAGGGCCCGCCCGTGACCGGGGGCAGCCCCGGCACGATGATAACCCGGGTGTTCCAGCGCGGCCCGAGGGCGACGATGCACCACCAGCGCAGCGCCTGGGAGGCCACGACCAGCACCAGCATCGAGGCGGCCAGCGCGAGCGGCACGTCGGGGCGCACGACGTAGGCCTCGACGAGCATCGCGACCAGCAGCCCCGAGTGCAGCACCACCATGACGGGGTAGTGGCCCCGGCCGGTCTCGACGCCGCCGCGGGCGAAGGACCAGGCGGCGTTGCGCTTGGACACGACGAGCTCGGCGAGCCGCTCGAGCGCGACCAGGGCGACGACGACGGTGAAGAAGGTCAGCGAGGTCACGCGGCACCGCCCTCGGCGCGCAGCAGCACCAGCTCGGAGCAGAAGCCGGGGCCCATCGCCATCATCAGGCCGTAGGAGCCCGGGCGCGGCGGCTTGTCGCGCAGGGTGTCCTCGAGCACGTGCAGCACCGAGGCCGAGGACAGGTTGCCGACCCGGTCGAGCGACTCCCAGGTCAGCCGCACGTCCTCGTGCTCGAGCTCGAGCGCCTCCTGCAGCGCCTCGATCACCTTGGGCCCGCCGGGGTGGCAGACCCACCACTCGACGTCGGCGCGGGTCAGGTCGTGGGAGGCCAGGAACCCGTCGACGTCCTCGCGGATGTAGCGCCCGACGATCTGGGGCACCGCGGCGTCGAGCACGATCCGCAGCCCACCGCTGGTGACGTCGAAGCCCATGGTGCGCTCGGAGTCGGGGTAGAGCCGGCTGCGGGTGTCGAGCACCCGCGCGGCGCCCGGCTCGCCCGCCTCGCCGCGGGCCACCACGGCCGCGGCACCGTCGCCGAAGAGCCCGCTGGCCACCAGGTTGGGCACCGACACGTCGTCGCGCTGCACCGTCAGCGAGCACAGCTCGACCGCGACCAGCACCGCCACCTGGCCGGGGTGGCCCACCAGGTAGTCGTGCAGCCGCGCCACGCCCGCGGCCCCCGCCACGCAG from Nocardioides salarius harbors:
- a CDS encoding DUF6226 family protein, giving the protein MDETRLLQEVEAHFAVTAASTPGWASPHPDREPLDEEYSRVSDPAKWRIEGARALAWTLALTELGVASREGVAPSDIAVPGRRGWRVVPRAAGALPLRVVGDASVDDLLVDVDLRAGEPPVGVLETDCHCDACDSGSADLLEVHDRAWLDVVGGELVHLEAPGRTATGGREGWSGSWDGRSTGETRAEQRAESEAIAHDLDAVRRGCAPRPLWQRVVHGAPWT
- a CDS encoding FAD-dependent monooxygenase, encoding MHDLVVAGGGPVGLAAALHAHRAGLDVVVVEPRAGVVDKACGEGLMPGALTHLADLGVEVEGVDLAGIRYRDERRSVDARFRAGPGRGVRRTTLHAGLSRRLADAGVEVRHEAVRSVVDRGSHLLVDGRPTRYLVAADGLHSPVRRLLGLDAPVRSARRYGQRCHLRVAPWSDFVEVHWAPHAEAYVTPVAPDLVGLALLSGRRAPFATLLEGFTGLRDRVAGVERTRVMGAGPLRQQARARVAGRVLLVGDAAGYVDALTGEGIALGLAEAAAAVAAVVADAPEGYDATSRRLRRRHELLTLGLVTATRHQVVRRRLVAAADRVPWVFGAAVNQLARPA
- a CDS encoding type III polyketide synthase; its protein translation is MQILAVRGTLPEHTHTQDEITAAFADVIAQGRLDERVLRRFHRNAGVSQRHLALPLAAYGELGGFTEANDHFITEAVALGSRAVEEALKAADLTPSDVDLVVSATVTGLAIPSLDARIASATGMRPDVKRVPIVGLGCVAGAAGVARLHDYLVGHPGQVAVLVAVELCSLTVQRDDVSVPNLVASGLFGDGAAAVVARGEAGEPGAARVLDTRSRLYPDSERTMGFDVTSGGLRIVLDAAVPQIVGRYIREDVDGFLASHDLTRADVEWWVCHPGGPKVIEALQEALELEHEDVRLTWESLDRVGNLSSASVLHVLEDTLRDKPPRPGSYGLMMAMGPGFCSELVLLRAEGGAA
- a CDS encoding isoprenylcysteine carboxyl methyltransferase family protein, with the translated sequence MTSLTFFTVVVALVALERLAELVVSKRNAAWSFARGGVETGRGHYPVMVVLHSGLLVAMLVEAYVVRPDVPLALAASMLVLVVASQALRWWCIVALGPRWNTRVIIVPGLPPVTGGPYRFFSHPNYVAVVVEGAALPLLHLSWVTALVFTVANAALLTVRLRVEDAALATLPPAPAGPLQPGARRA
- the idi gene encoding isopentenyl-diphosphate Delta-isomerase, with product MSGPVAQPAREQVVLLDETGHAVGVADKAGVHHADTPLHLAFSCYVFDHDGRILLSRRALSKRTFPGLWTNSACGHPAPGEAFLDGVRRRVHQELGLELDDLRVLLPGFGYRAEMQGVVEHELCPVLVATTSTEPHLDPAEVEEVVWESWADFRAGVLDGSRDVSPWCRLQVEALPEDPLRAPGRPLDELPPAARPS
- a CDS encoding cytidine deaminase, with amino-acid sequence MSTPAPAEDPAPEALAAEDKKLVTLARSTRARTRAAEGAAVRDADGRTYAAATVDLPSLQVSALGVCVAMAVASGATGLEAAVVLTHADAVTSRDLDALRDLAGSGVPVHRGDAKGALAGTTRT
- a CDS encoding hemolysin family protein; translated protein: MSGGDVGLLVTAAALVVLAGIFSAADAALASFSHARAGELLAEGRAGAKRLIGLLDDLPRYLNTALLLRMACEVSAIVLVALQVDELMHGAWWASVLTAIAVMLLVSFVVVGVAPRTMGRQHAETVALLSAAPLSLVTRVLGPIPQVLIALGNALTPGKGFREGPFSTESELRELVDLAEASSLIESEERRMIHSVFELGDTTAREVMVPRNDVVYVEKHKNLRQSLSLFLRSGYSRLPVVDENLDDIVGMAYLKDIVRRDFEAPDAEFTERIESVMRPVHWVPESKAVDGLLKEMQARRQHIAVVVDEYGGTAGLVTIEDILEEIVGEITDEYDEDEIEVEHLAEGVVRVSSRFPVDDLEEIFGDDVEEEDVDSVGGLMAKHLGLVPIPGSSVEAHGLRFVAEDSAGRRNKIVTVLISRLEPVHDSDDEEDRPDNRRDDSRDHREDDEDQ